In Paracoccus aminophilus JCM 7686, a single window of DNA contains:
- a CDS encoding SDR family NAD(P)-dependent oxidoreductase, giving the protein MTENAPNNPTKIALITGASRGLGAALAEGLAAQGWHIIAVARTTGALEELDDRIRAAGGSATLAPMDVTNPEAMIQLAKSVLGRWGGVDLWAHTAIHAAPLSPAGHIDPRDLAKSLDLNVTAASGLIVLLEPLLRGRDGTGLFFDDPRAGQKFFGAYGATKGAQIALAQSWQAENEKLGPRIEIATPAPMPTALRARFFPGEDRAALSPCKDEALRILAEVLAPKPAA; this is encoded by the coding sequence ATGACCGAAAACGCCCCGAACAACCCGACCAAAATCGCGCTGATCACCGGCGCTTCCCGCGGCCTTGGCGCGGCGCTGGCCGAAGGGCTGGCCGCGCAGGGCTGGCATATCATCGCCGTGGCCCGCACCACTGGCGCGCTCGAAGAGCTGGACGACCGCATTCGCGCGGCGGGCGGCTCGGCGACGCTGGCGCCGATGGATGTGACCAATCCCGAGGCGATGATCCAGCTTGCCAAATCGGTGCTGGGCCGCTGGGGCGGGGTCGATCTTTGGGCGCATACGGCGATCCATGCCGCGCCCTTGTCGCCTGCCGGTCATATCGACCCGCGCGACCTTGCGAAATCGCTTGATCTCAATGTCACCGCCGCAAGCGGGCTGATTGTTCTGCTCGAGCCCTTGCTGCGTGGGCGCGATGGCACCGGGCTCTTCTTCGACGACCCGCGCGCGGGCCAGAAGTTCTTCGGCGCCTATGGGGCCACGAAAGGCGCGCAGATCGCGCTGGCGCAGAGCTGGCAGGCCGAGAACGAAAAGCTCGGGCCGCGGATCGAGATTGCGACCCCAGCGCCGATGCCGACCGCGCTGCGCGCCCGCTTCTTCCCCGGCGAGGACCGCGCCGCGCTCTCGCCCTGCAAGGACGAAGCCCTGCGGATTCTGGCCGAGGTTCTTGCGCCAAAGCCCGCCGCGTAA
- a CDS encoding ComEC/Rec2 family competence protein, giving the protein MVSIELPDHGKEGRALSWIRRKIQQGLARPAPRKGTRPRLSPVTRGGFTIWVPFWLSLGIGLWFWLPADPGPVSYGVGTGAVLLCLALHAAARRLAEAGRLDWARADILRIASLALALVLGGFLCAGLRSAAVAAPVLEFRYYGPIEGRVIDIDRSSRDRIRLFLDEVQLKDTPPERTPDKVRISFMTVPDLPMPGERVMLTGHLGPPPGPSEPDDFDFRRNAWFEGIGAIGYSRTPVMTVTEAVPGGVLAMLRIRMRLSALMQGEIGGQSGAVASALITGDRSGISEATNEVMRISSLYHIISISGLHMSMLAAFSYGAIRLIGVSAIALGGSLLWPLHKIAAIGAIVIATAYLLLSGGGVATERSYLMVLVMLCAILVNRRAISLRTVALAAIAVLLKGPEALTSPSFQMSFAATVALVIGHGYWSRVSGYVPMIFHQPAMLLLTSLVASMATGPIAAAHFGRIAPYGILANLLAVPIVGTIVMPMGVISVILAPFGLAGPALWLMGLGTSWMLDIAEAIAGLKGADLIVAAPPSNVLPLIGSGMMLAALLGPQMRKPSGLMRKLAIFSLPASLLVVGSVLWISSKRPEVLISADGTAIGIRGGAGRVPSKPSGGSFSVENWLHNDGEAVSQKTAAARDLWSGPANARDARAGPDANPIAVIHLTGKGAAEALPQRCKAATVIVSDQLLTGSGPVRGPCFLLDRRRLDRTGALALFRQGDSYRVVSTTVVHGRRPWNRPRVAPAERLAAELTTYLTPPLSAQR; this is encoded by the coding sequence GTGGTTTCTATCGAGCTGCCGGACCACGGAAAGGAAGGCCGGGCGCTTTCGTGGATTCGCCGGAAGATCCAGCAGGGCCTTGCGCGGCCAGCGCCGCGCAAGGGCACGCGCCCACGTCTGTCGCCCGTGACACGGGGCGGATTCACCATCTGGGTGCCGTTCTGGCTCTCGCTGGGTATCGGGCTCTGGTTCTGGCTGCCCGCCGATCCGGGGCCGGTTTCTTACGGCGTTGGAACCGGAGCTGTGCTGTTGTGCCTCGCCCTGCACGCCGCAGCGCGCAGGCTTGCGGAAGCCGGGCGGCTCGATTGGGCTCGCGCCGACATTCTGCGAATCGCATCATTGGCGCTGGCGCTTGTTCTGGGCGGATTTCTCTGCGCCGGGCTGCGCTCGGCGGCGGTTGCAGCGCCGGTGCTTGAGTTTCGCTATTACGGGCCGATCGAAGGGCGGGTGATCGACATTGATCGCTCATCCCGCGACCGCATCCGCCTGTTTCTTGATGAGGTCCAGCTCAAGGATACCCCGCCCGAACGGACGCCGGACAAGGTGCGGATTTCCTTCATGACCGTGCCGGATCTGCCGATGCCGGGTGAGCGGGTGATGCTGACCGGCCATCTCGGCCCTCCGCCCGGCCCGTCAGAGCCTGATGATTTCGACTTCCGCCGCAACGCCTGGTTCGAAGGGATCGGGGCGATTGGCTATAGCCGGACCCCGGTCATGACCGTGACAGAGGCGGTGCCCGGCGGCGTGCTGGCCATGCTCCGGATTAGGATGCGGCTTTCGGCGCTGATGCAGGGGGAGATCGGCGGGCAATCGGGCGCGGTCGCCTCGGCGCTGATCACCGGAGATCGCTCGGGCATTTCCGAGGCGACGAATGAGGTCATGCGCATCTCTAGCCTTTACCACATCATCTCGATTTCCGGCCTGCATATGAGCATGCTTGCGGCCTTCTCTTACGGGGCGATCCGGCTGATCGGGGTCAGCGCGATTGCGCTTGGCGGAAGCCTGCTCTGGCCCTTGCACAAGATCGCGGCGATCGGCGCAATCGTGATCGCGACCGCCTATCTGCTGCTCTCAGGTGGCGGTGTTGCGACCGAGCGGTCCTATCTGATGGTCCTCGTGATGCTTTGCGCGATTTTGGTGAACCGACGGGCGATTTCGCTGAGAACCGTCGCGCTGGCGGCGATTGCGGTGCTGCTCAAGGGCCCCGAGGCGCTGACTTCGCCCAGCTTTCAGATGAGTTTCGCCGCCACCGTCGCCCTGGTCATCGGCCATGGCTATTGGAGCCGGGTGTCGGGCTACGTCCCGATGATTTTCCACCAACCCGCCATGCTTCTGCTGACCTCGCTGGTCGCAAGCATGGCGACCGGCCCGATCGCGGCCGCCCATTTCGGACGGATCGCGCCCTATGGCATTCTCGCCAATCTGCTCGCGGTTCCGATTGTCGGCACGATTGTCATGCCAATGGGGGTTATCTCTGTCATTCTGGCGCCTTTTGGCCTCGCCGGACCAGCGCTCTGGCTGATGGGGCTTGGCACGAGCTGGATGCTGGATATTGCCGAGGCAATTGCTGGGCTGAAAGGGGCGGATCTTATCGTCGCTGCGCCCCCCTCCAATGTCCTGCCGCTGATCGGCAGCGGGATGATGCTGGCGGCACTTCTTGGGCCGCAAATGAGAAAGCCCTCGGGACTCATGAGAAAACTGGCAATTTTCAGCCTGCCCGCGAGCTTGCTTGTCGTCGGCTCGGTGCTTTGGATCTCGTCGAAGCGCCCCGAGGTGCTGATCTCGGCCGATGGCACCGCGATCGGCATTCGCGGAGGCGCTGGCCGGGTGCCGTCCAAACCGAGCGGCGGTAGCTTTTCGGTCGAGAACTGGCTTCACAATGACGGCGAGGCCGTGTCTCAAAAGACCGCCGCTGCGCGCGATCTCTGGTCGGGTCCCGCCAATGCGCGCGACGCACGAGCGGGCCCCGATGCCAACCCGATTGCGGTGATCCATTTGACCGGAAAAGGCGCGGCAGAGGCTTTGCCCCAACGCTGCAAAGCCGCAACCGTGATTGTCAGCGATCAGCTTCTCACTGGCTCCGGGCCGGTGCGCGGACCGTGTTTTCTCCTTGATCGGCGCCGGCTCGATCGGACTGGAGCTCTGGCTCTGTTTCGGCAGGGCGATAGCTACCGGGTCGTGTCGACAACCGTGGTTCATGGGCGACGCCCGTGGAACCGTCCACGCGTCGCGCCCGCCGAGCGGCTCGCGGCCGAATTGACGACCTATCTCACTCCCCCTCTCTCAGCCCAGAGGTGA
- a CDS encoding CTP synthase, which produces MARYIFITGGVVSSLGKGLASAALGALLQARGFTVRLRKLDPYLNVDPGTMSPFEHGEVFVTDDGAETDLDLGHYERFTGVSARRTDSVSSGRIYSNVLEKERKGAYLGKTIQVIPHVTNEIKDFLAVGEDEVDFMLCEIGGTVGDIEGLPFFEAIRQFSQDRPRGQCVFMHLTLLPYLAASGELKTKPTQHSVKELRSIGLQPDILVCRSEQPIPEKERAKIALFCNVRPDAVIPAYDLKSIYEAPLAYHRAGLDRAVLEAFSISPAPRPDLTRWEDVMDRLNNTEGEVRVAVVGKYTQLEDAYKSIAEALTHGGMANRVKVKAEWIDSELLEREGAANLLKDFNAVLVPGGFGERGTEGMIAAAQYAREKQVPYMGICLGMQMAVIEAARNAAGIADAGSEEFDHEAGETRFTPVVYHLKEWVQGNHKVERKLSDDKGGTMRLGAYTAILSPGSKIAGIYGATQIEERHRHRYEVDARYREQLEGAGLTFSGMSPDGRLPETIEVKGHPWFIGVQFHPELKSKPFEPAPLFADFVRAAKDSDRLV; this is translated from the coding sequence ATGGCGCGTTACATCTTCATCACTGGCGGCGTGGTTTCCTCCCTTGGCAAAGGGCTGGCCTCGGCCGCGCTTGGCGCGCTGTTGCAGGCGCGTGGCTTCACCGTCCGCCTGCGCAAGCTTGATCCCTATCTCAACGTCGATCCGGGCACGATGTCGCCCTTCGAGCATGGCGAGGTCTTCGTCACCGACGACGGCGCGGAAACCGATCTCGACCTCGGCCATTACGAGCGCTTCACCGGCGTCTCGGCACGCCGCACCGATTCCGTCAGCTCGGGCCGGATCTATTCCAACGTGCTGGAAAAAGAGCGCAAGGGCGCCTATCTGGGCAAGACCATTCAGGTCATCCCGCATGTCACGAATGAAATCAAAGACTTCCTCGCCGTGGGCGAAGACGAGGTCGATTTCATGCTCTGCGAGATCGGCGGCACGGTCGGCGATATCGAGGGCCTGCCCTTCTTCGAGGCGATCCGCCAATTCAGCCAGGACCGGCCGCGCGGCCAATGCGTCTTCATGCATCTGACCTTGCTGCCCTATCTGGCGGCTTCGGGCGAACTCAAGACCAAGCCGACACAGCATTCGGTCAAGGAGCTGCGCTCGATCGGGCTGCAGCCGGACATCCTCGTCTGCCGCTCCGAGCAGCCGATCCCGGAAAAGGAACGCGCCAAGATCGCGCTTTTCTGCAACGTCCGCCCCGATGCGGTCATCCCGGCCTATGATCTCAAATCGATCTATGAGGCACCGCTGGCCTATCACCGCGCCGGTCTTGACCGCGCGGTTCTCGAAGCCTTCAGCATCAGCCCGGCGCCGCGTCCCGATCTGACGCGCTGGGAAGATGTCATGGACCGGCTGAACAACACCGAGGGCGAAGTTCGCGTCGCCGTTGTCGGCAAATACACCCAGCTGGAAGACGCCTATAAATCGATCGCCGAGGCGCTGACCCATGGCGGCATGGCGAACCGGGTCAAGGTCAAGGCCGAATGGATCGACAGCGAGCTTTTGGAGCGCGAAGGCGCGGCCAATCTGCTCAAGGACTTCAACGCGGTTCTGGTGCCGGGCGGCTTTGGCGAGCGTGGCACCGAAGGCATGATCGCCGCCGCGCAATATGCCCGCGAAAAGCAGGTGCCCTATATGGGGATCTGCTTGGGCATGCAGATGGCCGTCATCGAAGCCGCGCGCAATGCCGCCGGGATCGCCGATGCGGGCTCCGAGGAATTCGATCACGAGGCGGGCGAAACCCGCTTCACCCCGGTCGTCTACCACCTCAAGGAATGGGTGCAAGGCAACCACAAGGTCGAGCGCAAGCTCAGCGACGACAAGGGCGGCACCATGCGCCTTGGCGCTTATACCGCGATCCTCTCGCCCGGCTCGAAGATCGCCGGGATCTATGGCGCGACCCAGATCGAAGAGCGTCACCGCCACCGCTACGAGGTCGATGCCCGTTACCGCGAGCAACTTGAGGGCGCGGGCCTGACCTTCTCGGGCATGTCGCCCGATGGGCGTCTGCCGGAAACCATCGAGGTCAAGGGCCATCCCTGGTTCATCGGTGTCCAGTTCCACCCCGAGCTCAAATCGAAGCCCTTCGAGCCCGCGCCGCTCTTTGCCGATTTCGTGCGTGCGGCCAAGGACAGCGACCGTCTGGTCTGA
- the gltA gene encoding citrate synthase yields the protein MADAKSATVKVHGKEYELPLLSPTVGPDAIDIRKLYSDADVFTFDPGFTSTASCESTITFIDGDKGELWYRGYPIDQLAAKSNHLETSYLLLYGELPNAEQMADFDKRVTHHTMVHEQMHNFFRGFRRDAHPMATMVGVVGAMSAFYHDSTDVNDPWQREVASIRLIAKLPTIAAMAYKYSLGQPFVYPKNDLDYASNFLRMCFAVPCEDYVVSPILAKAMDRIMMLHADHEQNASTSTVRLAGSSGANPFACIAAGIACLWGPAHGGANQAALEMLREIGTVDRIPEFIAKAKDKNDPFKLMGFGHRVYKNFDPRAKVMKESADEVLDLLGIHDNETLKVAKELERIALEDEYFIEKKLYPNVDFYSGIILEAMGFPTSMFTPIFAISRTVGWVAQWKEMLADPQSKIGRPRQLYVGAERRSYVPLSNR from the coding sequence ATGGCAGATGCTAAATCCGCAACGGTCAAAGTGCATGGCAAAGAATATGAGTTGCCGCTTCTTTCTCCAACGGTAGGTCCCGACGCAATCGACATTCGCAAACTCTACAGCGATGCCGATGTCTTTACCTTCGACCCCGGCTTCACCTCGACCGCATCCTGCGAATCGACCATCACCTTCATCGACGGTGACAAGGGCGAGCTGTGGTATCGCGGTTATCCGATCGACCAGCTTGCCGCCAAGTCGAACCATCTCGAGACCAGCTATCTGCTGCTTTACGGCGAGCTGCCGAATGCCGAGCAAATGGCCGATTTCGACAAGCGCGTGACCCATCACACGATGGTTCACGAGCAGATGCACAACTTCTTCCGTGGTTTCCGTCGCGATGCGCATCCGATGGCCACCATGGTCGGCGTTGTCGGCGCGATGTCGGCCTTCTACCACGATTCGACCGATGTGAACGATCCCTGGCAGCGCGAGGTCGCCTCGATCCGCCTGATCGCGAAACTTCCGACGATCGCGGCAATGGCCTATAAATACTCGCTGGGTCAGCCCTTCGTTTATCCGAAGAACGACCTCGATTATGCCTCGAACTTCCTTCGCATGTGCTTTGCCGTGCCCTGCGAGGATTATGTGGTCTCGCCGATTCTCGCCAAGGCCATGGACCGCATCATGATGCTCCATGCCGATCACGAGCAGAACGCATCGACCTCGACCGTGCGTCTGGCGGGCTCTTCGGGGGCGAACCCGTTTGCTTGTATCGCGGCGGGCATCGCTTGCCTGTGGGGCCCGGCCCATGGCGGCGCCAACCAGGCGGCGCTGGAAATGCTGCGCGAAATCGGCACGGTTGACCGGATCCCGGAATTCATCGCCAAGGCCAAGGACAAGAACGACCCGTTCAAGCTGATGGGCTTCGGTCACCGCGTCTACAAGAACTTCGACCCGCGGGCGAAGGTCATGAAGGAATCGGCCGACGAGGTTCTGGACCTGCTGGGCATCCACGACAACGAAACGCTGAAAGTCGCCAAGGAGCTCGAGCGGATCGCGCTGGAAGACGAGTATTTCATCGAGAAGAAACTCTATCCCAACGTCGATTTCTACTCGGGCATCATTCTGGAAGCGATGGGCTTCCCGACCTCGATGTTCACCCCGATCTTCGCAATCTCGCGGACCGTCGGCTGGGTGGCACAGTGGAAGGAAATGCTCGCCGATCCGCAAAGCAAGATCGGCCGTCCGCGCCAGCTTTACGTTGGTGCCGAGCGTCGCAGCTACGTCCCGCTCAGCAACCGCTGA
- the gltX gene encoding glutamate--tRNA ligase encodes MTAEKPVVTRFAPSPTGYLHIGGARTALFNWLYARGRGGKFLLRIEDTDRARSTPEATEAILKGLTWLGLDWDGEPVSQFERKDRHAEVAREMLANGTAYKCFSTQDEIEAFREAAKAEGRSTLFQSPWRDADPASYPDAPYVLRLKAPRDGQTVIQDAVQGDVTFRNDQLDDMVLLRSDGTPTYMHAVVVDDHDMGVTHIIRGDDHLTNAARQIQIYHAMGWDVPVFAHIPLIHGTDGKKLSKRHGAVGLHEYAALGYPAAAMRNYLARLGWSHGDNELFDDAQALEWFDLGGIGKAPARLDFKKLEHVSGFHIARMENDALLAEIDAFRAETEAPALTSIQKERLLPALDALKAKAKTLPALLEQGHFALIERPVELDEKSLAALDSVSRGILGELTAALQNVSWSRDDLEASAKAIGDAHGLGLGKIAAPLRAALAGRSSTPSVFEMMLALGRDETLARLQDQLG; translated from the coding sequence ATGACCGCAGAAAAACCCGTCGTTACCCGCTTTGCCCCGTCGCCGACCGGGTATCTCCACATCGGCGGCGCGCGGACCGCATTGTTCAACTGGCTTTATGCCCGCGGCCGTGGCGGCAAATTCCTGCTGCGGATCGAGGATACCGACCGCGCGCGCTCGACGCCCGAGGCGACCGAGGCGATCCTCAAGGGCCTGACCTGGCTCGGCCTCGACTGGGACGGCGAGCCGGTCAGCCAGTTCGAGCGCAAGGACCGCCATGCCGAGGTCGCGCGCGAGATGCTGGCCAATGGCACCGCCTATAAATGCTTCTCGACCCAGGACGAGATCGAGGCCTTCCGCGAGGCCGCCAAGGCCGAGGGCCGCAGCACGCTCTTCCAGAGCCCCTGGCGCGACGCCGATCCCGCGAGCTATCCCGACGCGCCCTATGTGCTGCGTCTGAAAGCGCCGCGCGATGGCCAGACGGTCATTCAGGACGCGGTGCAAGGCGATGTGACCTTCCGCAATGACCAGCTCGACGACATGGTCCTGCTGCGCTCGGACGGGACGCCGACCTATATGCATGCTGTGGTGGTGGACGATCACGATATGGGCGTGACCCATATCATCCGCGGCGACGATCACCTGACCAATGCCGCGCGCCAGATCCAGATCTATCACGCCATGGGCTGGGATGTGCCGGTTTTCGCCCATATCCCGCTGATCCACGGCACCGATGGCAAGAAGCTCTCGAAGCGTCATGGCGCGGTCGGGCTGCATGAATATGCGGCTCTGGGCTATCCGGCAGCGGCGATGCGCAACTATCTGGCGCGGCTGGGATGGAGCCACGGCGACAATGAGCTCTTTGACGATGCTCAGGCGCTCGAATGGTTCGATCTCGGCGGGATCGGCAAGGCCCCGGCCCGGCTCGATTTCAAGAAGCTCGAACATGTCAGCGGCTTCCACATCGCCCGGATGGAGAATGACGCGCTGTTGGCTGAGATCGACGCCTTCCGCGCAGAAACCGAGGCTCCGGCCCTGACCAGCATTCAGAAAGAGCGCCTTCTGCCCGCGCTTGATGCCTTGAAAGCCAAGGCGAAAACCCTGCCCGCGCTCTTGGAACAGGGTCATTTCGCCCTGATCGAGCGCCCGGTCGAGCTTGATGAAAAATCACTCGCTGCGCTCGACTCGGTATCCCGTGGTATACTCGGAGAATTGACTGCTGCATTGCAGAATGTTAGTTGGTCTCGAGACGACCTTGAGGCGAGTGCCAAGGCCATCGGAGACGCGCATGGGCTGGGTCTGGGCAAGATTGCCGCACCGCTTCGCGCTGCTCTGGCGGGCCGCAGTTCGACCCCGAGCGTGTTTGAAATGATGCTGGCCCTCGGCCGCGACGAAACACTGGCCCGACTACAGGACCAGTTGGGCTGA
- the ppk2 gene encoding polyphosphate kinase 2, protein MNEMRDNPWLRAELDDTLDEDIEIEFEDAVLSEEISRLYRDAHPEQMDRKTYFRELLRLQSELIKLQDWVSYYKEKVVVIFEGRDSAGKGGAIKRITQRLNPRVARVVALPAPSDREKTQWYFQRYVPHLPAGGEIVLFDRSWYNRAGVERVMGFANEDQVQQFFDDVPEFERMLVRSGIRLVKYWFSVTDEEQQMRFLMRIHDPLKQWKLSPMDLQSRIRWEDYTKAKEEMLERTNIDEAPWHIVPGNDKKRARLNCMAHLLTQIPYTPVPHEEIHLPDRVFNPDYERETLPRDLYVPQIY, encoded by the coding sequence ATGAATGAAATGCGCGACAATCCGTGGCTTCGGGCAGAGCTCGACGACACGCTCGACGAAGATATCGAGATCGAATTCGAGGACGCTGTCCTCTCGGAAGAAATCTCGCGCCTTTATCGCGACGCCCATCCCGAACAGATGGACCGCAAGACCTATTTCCGCGAGCTGCTGCGCCTGCAATCCGAGCTGATCAAGCTGCAGGATTGGGTCAGCTATTACAAAGAAAAGGTCGTCGTGATTTTTGAGGGGCGCGACAGCGCCGGCAAGGGCGGCGCGATCAAGCGCATCACCCAGCGCCTCAATCCCCGTGTCGCCCGCGTCGTCGCTTTGCCCGCGCCGTCGGACCGTGAAAAGACCCAATGGTATTTCCAGCGCTATGTGCCGCATCTGCCCGCAGGCGGCGAAATCGTCCTGTTCGACCGCAGCTGGTACAACCGCGCCGGCGTCGAGCGGGTGATGGGCTTTGCCAATGAAGATCAGGTCCAGCAGTTCTTCGACGACGTTCCCGAATTCGAGCGGATGCTGGTGCGTTCGGGCATCCGGCTGGTGAAATACTGGTTCTCGGTCACCGATGAAGAGCAGCAGATGCGCTTCCTCATGCGCATTCACGACCCGCTGAAGCAGTGGAAGCTGTCGCCGATGGATCTGCAATCGCGCATCCGCTGGGAAGACTACACCAAGGCCAAAGAGGAAATGCTCGAGCGCACCAATATCGACGAGGCGCCGTGGCATATCGTTCCGGGCAATGACAAGAAGCGGGCCCGCCTGAACTGCATGGCCCATCTTCTGACCCAGATCCCCTATACGCCAGTCCCGCACGAAGAGATCCACCTGCCCGACCGGGTCTTCAATCCCGATTACGAGCGGGAAACTCTGCCGCGCGATCTGTACGTTCCGCAAATCTACTAA
- a CDS encoding ABC transporter ATP-binding protein: protein MPASSSDPGAPTGAPAQTPVIEIRDLYKAYGEHEVLKGVGLVAPRGHVVSLIGSSGSGKSTLLRCCNLLEDSQKGDVIFEGEAVKWAGSGAGRRPADRAQVTRLRTNLSMVFQQFNLWSHLTVLQNVMEAPVTVLGRDPKATEDKARALLAKVGIGDKAEAWPAQLSGGQQQRAAIARALCMEPKALLLDEPTSALDPELQQEVVKVIKDLAAEHRTMLLVTHDMRLAADVSDHVVFLHHGRIEEEGPPSQIFGAPRTERLRQFLSAGNAH, encoded by the coding sequence ATGCCAGCATCCTCCTCCGATCCCGGCGCTCCGACCGGGGCGCCCGCGCAGACCCCGGTCATCGAGATCCGCGATCTCTACAAGGCTTACGGCGAGCACGAAGTGCTCAAGGGCGTCGGCCTTGTTGCGCCGCGCGGTCATGTCGTCAGCCTGATCGGCTCGTCCGGCTCGGGGAAATCTACCCTGCTGCGCTGCTGCAACCTGCTGGAAGATAGCCAGAAAGGCGATGTCATCTTCGAGGGCGAGGCGGTGAAATGGGCGGGCAGCGGTGCAGGCCGACGCCCCGCCGATCGCGCACAGGTGACGCGGTTGCGCACCAATCTGTCGATGGTGTTTCAGCAGTTCAACCTCTGGTCCCATCTGACCGTGCTGCAAAACGTCATGGAGGCGCCGGTCACCGTCCTTGGCCGCGACCCCAAGGCGACCGAGGACAAGGCCCGCGCGCTGCTGGCGAAGGTTGGCATCGGCGACAAGGCCGAAGCCTGGCCCGCGCAACTTTCGGGCGGCCAGCAACAACGCGCGGCCATCGCTCGTGCGCTTTGTATGGAGCCCAAGGCGCTGCTCCTTGACGAGCCGACCTCGGCGCTTGACCCCGAATTGCAGCAAGAGGTCGTCAAGGTCATCAAGGATCTGGCGGCCGAGCATCGCACCATGCTTTTGGTCACCCATGACATGCGGCTGGCGGCCGATGTCAGCGATCATGTCGTGTTCCTCCATCACGGCCGGATCGAGGAAGAAGGCCCGCCCAGCCAGATCTTTGGCGCTCCCCGCACCGAGCGGCTGCGCCAATTCCTAAGTGCAGGCAATGCACATTAA
- the secG gene encoding preprotein translocase subunit SecG: protein MENVVLTVHLILAVALIALVLLQRSEGGGLGMGGGGGGGVMTGRQAANALTRITWILAIAFLVTSVTLTIMAARGTAGSSVADQLDLSKPTMPAPSSSLPAAPSYAPPPSAGLPVTPPTAAAPAANNTSGAEPVVTPPAETPAAPAPAEPATPAPATPAPASN, encoded by the coding sequence GTGGAAAACGTCGTCCTCACCGTGCACCTGATCCTCGCCGTGGCGCTGATCGCCCTGGTTCTGCTGCAACGGTCCGAAGGCGGTGGCCTTGGCATGGGCGGCGGAGGTGGCGGTGGCGTCATGACCGGCCGTCAGGCGGCCAATGCGCTGACTCGTATCACCTGGATCCTTGCGATCGCCTTTCTCGTGACCTCGGTCACGCTGACCATCATGGCCGCACGCGGCACCGCAGGCAGCTCGGTTGCCGATCAGCTTGACCTGAGCAAGCCGACCATGCCCGCGCCGTCGAGCTCGCTGCCGGCCGCGCCGAGCTATGCGCCGCCGCCGAGCGCTGGCCTGCCGGTGACGCCGCCGACTGCTGCCGCTCCGGCAGCAAACAACACCAGCGGCGCCGAGCCGGTCGTAACCCCTCCGGCGGAAACGCCCGCGGCCCCTGCCCCGGCAGAGCCCGCCACACCTGCTCCGGCGACACCTGCACCGGCCAGCAACTAA
- a CDS encoding tellurite resistance TerB family protein, with protein MFRNLFSRLFHDDFASSRLTSQDAEVAIAALLVRLARSDDNYSAVEKNRIDQILARRRGIDMTEAAERRMAAEMVEAEAPDTVRFTRAIKDRIALEDRIGIISALWEIAYADGVRTAAEESFLRLVAGLLGVTDVDSGLARQRVLQSLGRASD; from the coding sequence ATGTTCCGCAATCTCTTCAGCCGCCTCTTCCACGACGATTTCGCCTCGTCCCGACTGACCTCGCAAGATGCCGAGGTCGCGATCGCGGCGCTGCTCGTCCGTCTGGCCCGCTCGGATGACAATTACAGCGCCGTCGAGAAAAACCGCATCGACCAGATCCTCGCGCGGCGGCGCGGCATCGACATGACCGAGGCGGCCGAGCGGCGCATGGCCGCAGAAATGGTCGAGGCCGAAGCCCCCGACACCGTGCGCTTCACCCGCGCGATCAAGGACCGCATCGCGCTCGAGGACCGGATCGGGATCATCTCGGCTTTGTGGGAAATCGCCTATGCCGATGGCGTGCGCACGGCAGCTGAAGAATCCTTCCTGCGTCTGGTGGCCGGGCTCCTTGGCGTGACGGATGTCGATTCAGGTCTGGCGCGGCAGCGTGTGCTGCAAAGCCTTGGCCGCGCGAGCGACTAG